One stretch of Manis pentadactyla isolate mManPen7 chromosome 10, mManPen7.hap1, whole genome shotgun sequence DNA includes these proteins:
- the ADAP1 gene encoding arf-GAP with dual PH domain-containing protein 1 isoform X10: MARISRGLSLEAWQGQRAVFKPEVRADGTRGGLEVFQQKRRQGAQGHHEDRASERDLPASQNRPPPRPAGHLPEGQQHPEYLCLPRGREASGPQEMVDWFNALRAARFHYLQVAFPGASDADLVPKLSRNYLKEGYMEKTGPKHTEGFRKRWFTMDDRRLMYFKDPLGAGDLAWLSLAPALRTPSPVGKSSSAAGSAATLCWTGSRHPRRATTGRMASPSSRQSAGSCWPVRQSQSGGRGQQLFGRSWTGPCCPRSMQWKPTSSINPSRAGPGGPRNPDSCDLASEDTAARLGGPTARGGWPPGPCPQGQPRSGAAGT; this comes from the exons ATGGCACG GATATCGAGAGGGCTTTCTCTGGAAGCGTGGCAGGGACAACGGGCAGTTTTTAAGCCGGAAGTTCGTGCTGACGGAACGAGAGGGGGCCTTGAAGTATTTCAACAGAAACGAC GCCAAGGAGCCCAAGGCCATCATGAAGATCGAGCATCTGAACGCGACCTTCCAGCCAGCCAAAATCGGCCACCCCCACGGCCTGCAGGTCACCTACCTGAAGGACAACAGCACCCGGAATATCTTTGTCTACCACGAGGACGGGAAG CCTCTGGCCCCCAGGAGATGGTGGACTGGTTCAACGCCCTACGTGCTGCCCGCTTCCACTACCTGCAGGTGGCGTTCCCAGGGGCCAGCGATGCAGAC CTGGTGCCCAAGCTCTCCAGGAACTATTTGAAGGAAGGCTACATGGAGAAGACAGGCCCCAAG CACACAGAAGGCTTCCGGAAACGCTGGTTCACCATGGACGACCGGAGGCTCATGTACTTCAAAGACCCCCTG GGGGCTGGCGACCTCGCCTGGCTCAGCCTGGCCCCCGCCCTCAGGACGCCTTCGCCCGTGGGGAAGTCTTCATCGGCAGCAGGGAGTGCGGCTACGCTGTGCTGGACGGGCTCCCGCCATCCACGCAGGGCCACCACTGGCCGCATGGCATCACCATCGTCACGCCAGAGCGCAGGTTCCTGCTGGCCTGTGAGACAGAGTCAGAGTGGCGGGCGTGGGCAGCAGCTTTTCGGAAGGTCGTGGACAGGCCCATGCTGCCCCAGGAGTATGCAG TGGAAGCCCACTTCAAGCATAAACCCTAGCAGAGCCGGACCTGGAGGCCCGAGGAACCCAGACTCATGTGACCTGGCCAGCGAGGACACTGCAGCCAGACTGGGGGGACCCACAGCCAGAGGAGGCTGGCCACCTGGCCCCTGCCCCCAGGGGCAGCCCCGGTCGGGGGCAGCTGGGACCTGA
- the GET4 gene encoding Golgi to ER traffic protein 4 homolog isoform X4, with the protein MSQGRHAEARELMVSGALLFFSHGQNSAADLSMLVLESLEKAEVEVADELLENLAKLFSLMDPNSPERVAFVSRALKWSSGGSGKLGHPRLHQLLALTLWKEQNYCESRYHFLHSADGEGCAHMLVEYSTARGFRSEVDMFVAQAVLQFLCLKNKSSASVVFTTYTQKHPSIENGPPFVQPLLNFIWFLLLAVDGGKLTVFTVLCEQYQPSLRRDPMYNEYLDRIGQLFFGVPPKQTSSYGGLLGNLLSSLMGSSEQEGDDSQDDSSPIELD; encoded by the exons ATGTCCCAGGGCAGGCACGCTGAGGCCCGGGAGCTCATGGTCTCAGGAGCGCTGCTGTTCTTCAGCCACGGCCAG AACAGTGCTGCAGACCTGTCCATGCTGGTCTTGGAGTCGCTGGAGAAGGCGGAAGTGGAGGTGGCTGACGAACTGCTGG aAAATCTGGCTAAACTGTTTAGTTTGATGGATCCAAATTCTCCAGAGCGAGTGGCTTTTGTGTCCCGAGCCCTGAAGTGGTCCAGCGGGGGATCCGGGAAGCTGGGCCACCCCCGGCTCCACCAGCTCCTGGCCCTCACCCTGTGGAAAG AGCAAAACTATTGTGAATCTCGGTACCACTTCCTGCACTCGGCTGATGGCGAGGGCTGTGCGCACATGCTGGTCGAGTACTCCACGGCCCGGGGCTTCCGCAGCGAGGTGGACATGTTTGTGGCCCAGGCCGTCCTACA GTttctctgtttaaaaaataagagcAGCGCGTCGGTGGTGTTCACaacatacacacagaagcacccgtCCATCGAGAATGGCCCTCCCTTCGTGCAGCCCCTGCTCAACTTCATTTGGTTTCTGCTGCTGGCTGTAGATGG GGGCAAGCTGACAGTGTTCACGGTGCTGTGTGAGCAGTACCAGCCGTCCCTCCGGCGGGACCCCATGTACAACGAG TACCTCGACAGGATAGGACAGCTCTTCTTCGGAGTGCCGCCCAAGCAGACATCTTCCTACGGGGGCTTACTAG GGAACCTTCTGAGCAGCCTCATGGGCTCCTCGGAGCAGGAGGGCGACGACAGCCAGGATGACAGCAGTCCCATTGAGCTCGACTGA
- the GET4 gene encoding Golgi to ER traffic protein 4 homolog isoform X3, protein MSQGRHAEARELMVSGALLFFSHGQQNSAADLSMLVLESLEKAEVEVADELLENLAKLFSLMDPNSPERVAFVSRALKWSSGGSGKLGHPRLHQLLALTLWKEQNYCESRYHFLHSADGEGCAHMLVEYSTARGFRSEVDMFVAQAVLQFLCLKNKSSASVVFTTYTQKHPSIENGPPFVQPLLNFIWFLLLAVDGGKLTVFTVLCEQYQPSLRRDPMYNEYLDRIGQLFFGVPPKQTSSYGGLLGNLLSSLMGSSEQEGDDSQDDSSPIELD, encoded by the exons ATGTCCCAGGGCAGGCACGCTGAGGCCCGGGAGCTCATGGTCTCAGGAGCGCTGCTGTTCTTCAGCCACGGCCAG CAGAACAGTGCTGCAGACCTGTCCATGCTGGTCTTGGAGTCGCTGGAGAAGGCGGAAGTGGAGGTGGCTGACGAACTGCTGG aAAATCTGGCTAAACTGTTTAGTTTGATGGATCCAAATTCTCCAGAGCGAGTGGCTTTTGTGTCCCGAGCCCTGAAGTGGTCCAGCGGGGGATCCGGGAAGCTGGGCCACCCCCGGCTCCACCAGCTCCTGGCCCTCACCCTGTGGAAAG AGCAAAACTATTGTGAATCTCGGTACCACTTCCTGCACTCGGCTGATGGCGAGGGCTGTGCGCACATGCTGGTCGAGTACTCCACGGCCCGGGGCTTCCGCAGCGAGGTGGACATGTTTGTGGCCCAGGCCGTCCTACA GTttctctgtttaaaaaataagagcAGCGCGTCGGTGGTGTTCACaacatacacacagaagcacccgtCCATCGAGAATGGCCCTCCCTTCGTGCAGCCCCTGCTCAACTTCATTTGGTTTCTGCTGCTGGCTGTAGATGG GGGCAAGCTGACAGTGTTCACGGTGCTGTGTGAGCAGTACCAGCCGTCCCTCCGGCGGGACCCCATGTACAACGAG TACCTCGACAGGATAGGACAGCTCTTCTTCGGAGTGCCGCCCAAGCAGACATCTTCCTACGGGGGCTTACTAG GGAACCTTCTGAGCAGCCTCATGGGCTCCTCGGAGCAGGAGGGCGACGACAGCCAGGATGACAGCAGTCCCATTGAGCTCGACTGA
- the GET4 gene encoding Golgi to ER traffic protein 4 homolog isoform X2 has translation MCRHSRKLHVLSDPFWPKPEKQLSHSLELGYVLKHVAPRTRLGLVAQRTRYMSQGRHAEARELMVSGALLFFSHGQNSAADLSMLVLESLEKAEVEVADELLENLAKLFSLMDPNSPERVAFVSRALKWSSGGSGKLGHPRLHQLLALTLWKEQNYCESRYHFLHSADGEGCAHMLVEYSTARGFRSEVDMFVAQAVLQFLCLKNKSSASVVFTTYTQKHPSIENGPPFVQPLLNFIWFLLLAVDGGKLTVFTVLCEQYQPSLRRDPMYNEYLDRIGQLFFGVPPKQTSSYGGLLGNLLSSLMGSSEQEGDDSQDDSSPIELD, from the exons ATGTGCAGACATTCCCGTAAATTACACGTATTAAGTGATCCTTTTTGGCCCAAGCCAGAAAAACAACTGAGCCATTCATTAGAACTTGGATATGTTTTAAAG CACGTCGCGCCCAGGACCAGGCTTGGGCTCGTGGCCCAGAGGACCAG ATACATGTCCCAGGGCAGGCACGCTGAGGCCCGGGAGCTCATGGTCTCAGGAGCGCTGCTGTTCTTCAGCCACGGCCAG AACAGTGCTGCAGACCTGTCCATGCTGGTCTTGGAGTCGCTGGAGAAGGCGGAAGTGGAGGTGGCTGACGAACTGCTGG aAAATCTGGCTAAACTGTTTAGTTTGATGGATCCAAATTCTCCAGAGCGAGTGGCTTTTGTGTCCCGAGCCCTGAAGTGGTCCAGCGGGGGATCCGGGAAGCTGGGCCACCCCCGGCTCCACCAGCTCCTGGCCCTCACCCTGTGGAAAG AGCAAAACTATTGTGAATCTCGGTACCACTTCCTGCACTCGGCTGATGGCGAGGGCTGTGCGCACATGCTGGTCGAGTACTCCACGGCCCGGGGCTTCCGCAGCGAGGTGGACATGTTTGTGGCCCAGGCCGTCCTACA GTttctctgtttaaaaaataagagcAGCGCGTCGGTGGTGTTCACaacatacacacagaagcacccgtCCATCGAGAATGGCCCTCCCTTCGTGCAGCCCCTGCTCAACTTCATTTGGTTTCTGCTGCTGGCTGTAGATGG GGGCAAGCTGACAGTGTTCACGGTGCTGTGTGAGCAGTACCAGCCGTCCCTCCGGCGGGACCCCATGTACAACGAG TACCTCGACAGGATAGGACAGCTCTTCTTCGGAGTGCCGCCCAAGCAGACATCTTCCTACGGGGGCTTACTAG GGAACCTTCTGAGCAGCCTCATGGGCTCCTCGGAGCAGGAGGGCGACGACAGCCAGGATGACAGCAGTCCCATTGAGCTCGACTGA
- the GET4 gene encoding Golgi to ER traffic protein 4 homolog isoform X1: MCRHSRKLHVLSDPFWPKPEKQLSHSLELGYVLKHVAPRTRLGLVAQRTRYMSQGRHAEARELMVSGALLFFSHGQQNSAADLSMLVLESLEKAEVEVADELLENLAKLFSLMDPNSPERVAFVSRALKWSSGGSGKLGHPRLHQLLALTLWKEQNYCESRYHFLHSADGEGCAHMLVEYSTARGFRSEVDMFVAQAVLQFLCLKNKSSASVVFTTYTQKHPSIENGPPFVQPLLNFIWFLLLAVDGGKLTVFTVLCEQYQPSLRRDPMYNEYLDRIGQLFFGVPPKQTSSYGGLLGNLLSSLMGSSEQEGDDSQDDSSPIELD, encoded by the exons ATGTGCAGACATTCCCGTAAATTACACGTATTAAGTGATCCTTTTTGGCCCAAGCCAGAAAAACAACTGAGCCATTCATTAGAACTTGGATATGTTTTAAAG CACGTCGCGCCCAGGACCAGGCTTGGGCTCGTGGCCCAGAGGACCAG ATACATGTCCCAGGGCAGGCACGCTGAGGCCCGGGAGCTCATGGTCTCAGGAGCGCTGCTGTTCTTCAGCCACGGCCAG CAGAACAGTGCTGCAGACCTGTCCATGCTGGTCTTGGAGTCGCTGGAGAAGGCGGAAGTGGAGGTGGCTGACGAACTGCTGG aAAATCTGGCTAAACTGTTTAGTTTGATGGATCCAAATTCTCCAGAGCGAGTGGCTTTTGTGTCCCGAGCCCTGAAGTGGTCCAGCGGGGGATCCGGGAAGCTGGGCCACCCCCGGCTCCACCAGCTCCTGGCCCTCACCCTGTGGAAAG AGCAAAACTATTGTGAATCTCGGTACCACTTCCTGCACTCGGCTGATGGCGAGGGCTGTGCGCACATGCTGGTCGAGTACTCCACGGCCCGGGGCTTCCGCAGCGAGGTGGACATGTTTGTGGCCCAGGCCGTCCTACA GTttctctgtttaaaaaataagagcAGCGCGTCGGTGGTGTTCACaacatacacacagaagcacccgtCCATCGAGAATGGCCCTCCCTTCGTGCAGCCCCTGCTCAACTTCATTTGGTTTCTGCTGCTGGCTGTAGATGG GGGCAAGCTGACAGTGTTCACGGTGCTGTGTGAGCAGTACCAGCCGTCCCTCCGGCGGGACCCCATGTACAACGAG TACCTCGACAGGATAGGACAGCTCTTCTTCGGAGTGCCGCCCAAGCAGACATCTTCCTACGGGGGCTTACTAG GGAACCTTCTGAGCAGCCTCATGGGCTCCTCGGAGCAGGAGGGCGACGACAGCCAGGATGACAGCAGTCCCATTGAGCTCGACTGA
- the GET4 gene encoding Golgi to ER traffic protein 4 homolog isoform X5: MAEQENARNGARNRGGVQRVEGKLRASVEKGDYYEAHQMYRTLFFRYMSQGRHAEARELMVSGALLFFSHGQQNSAADLSMLVLESLEKAEVEVADELLENLAKLFSLMDPNSPERVAFVSRALKWSSGGSGKLGHPRLHQLLALTLWKEQNYCESRYHFLHSADGEGCAHMLVEYSTARGFRSEVDMFVAQAVLQFLCLKNKSSASVVFTTYTQKHPSIENGPPFVQPLLNFIWFLLLAVDGGKLTVFTVLCEQYQPSLRRDPMYNEYLDRIGQLFFGVPPKQTSSYGGLLGNLLSSLMGSSEQEGDDSQDDSSPIELD; this comes from the exons atgGCCGAGCAGGAGAACGCCCGAAACGGCGCCCGCAACCGCGGCGGCGTCCAGCGCGTGGAGGGCAAGCTGCGCGCCAGCGTGGAAAAGGGAGACTACTATGAAGCGCACCAGATGTACCGGACCCTCTTCTTCAG ATACATGTCCCAGGGCAGGCACGCTGAGGCCCGGGAGCTCATGGTCTCAGGAGCGCTGCTGTTCTTCAGCCACGGCCAG CAGAACAGTGCTGCAGACCTGTCCATGCTGGTCTTGGAGTCGCTGGAGAAGGCGGAAGTGGAGGTGGCTGACGAACTGCTGG aAAATCTGGCTAAACTGTTTAGTTTGATGGATCCAAATTCTCCAGAGCGAGTGGCTTTTGTGTCCCGAGCCCTGAAGTGGTCCAGCGGGGGATCCGGGAAGCTGGGCCACCCCCGGCTCCACCAGCTCCTGGCCCTCACCCTGTGGAAAG AGCAAAACTATTGTGAATCTCGGTACCACTTCCTGCACTCGGCTGATGGCGAGGGCTGTGCGCACATGCTGGTCGAGTACTCCACGGCCCGGGGCTTCCGCAGCGAGGTGGACATGTTTGTGGCCCAGGCCGTCCTACA GTttctctgtttaaaaaataagagcAGCGCGTCGGTGGTGTTCACaacatacacacagaagcacccgtCCATCGAGAATGGCCCTCCCTTCGTGCAGCCCCTGCTCAACTTCATTTGGTTTCTGCTGCTGGCTGTAGATGG GGGCAAGCTGACAGTGTTCACGGTGCTGTGTGAGCAGTACCAGCCGTCCCTCCGGCGGGACCCCATGTACAACGAG TACCTCGACAGGATAGGACAGCTCTTCTTCGGAGTGCCGCCCAAGCAGACATCTTCCTACGGGGGCTTACTAG GGAACCTTCTGAGCAGCCTCATGGGCTCCTCGGAGCAGGAGGGCGACGACAGCCAGGATGACAGCAGTCCCATTGAGCTCGACTGA